One Vallitalea pronyensis genomic region harbors:
- the cobJ gene encoding precorrin-3B C(17)-methyltransferase, with amino-acid sequence MINIVSTGPGQQDCMSYEAVEAIKQSDVIVGYKKYIELITPLIHEQEVFYNGMKKEVDRCKKALAFAKAGKTVAMVSGGDAGIYGIGGIMQEIVLEEQSDIEVRCYPGITSAHAAAAVLGAPIVHDSVYISLSDLLTDIEVIKKRLHAAGMGDFITCIYNPKSKGRPHYISMARDILLEYKDSQTPVGIVKNARRDNQEVYITTLQDMCDVPIDMSSMVIVGNGDTYVKNGKMITPRGYRR; translated from the coding sequence ATGATTAATATTGTTAGCACAGGCCCAGGACAACAAGATTGTATGAGCTATGAAGCGGTAGAAGCCATCAAACAATCCGATGTCATTGTTGGATACAAGAAATATATCGAACTCATTACACCTCTCATCCATGAACAGGAAGTCTTTTATAACGGTATGAAAAAAGAAGTGGACCGTTGTAAAAAAGCCTTAGCATTTGCAAAAGCTGGAAAAACAGTAGCCATGGTAAGTGGCGGCGATGCAGGCATCTATGGTATTGGTGGCATTATGCAAGAGATCGTATTAGAAGAACAAAGTGATATCGAGGTAAGATGCTATCCGGGGATAACATCTGCTCATGCAGCAGCGGCTGTATTAGGTGCACCTATTGTTCATGATTCTGTGTACATCAGCCTCAGTGATTTACTTACAGATATAGAAGTCATTAAGAAGCGTCTTCACGCAGCAGGTATGGGGGATTTTATCACATGTATCTATAACCCTAAGAGTAAAGGTCGCCCTCATTATATCAGCATGGCTAGGGATATTTTACTGGAATATAAAGATAGCCAGACACCAGTAGGCATTGTGAAAAATGCTCGTCGAGATAACCAAGAGGTTTACATCACAACACTGCAAGACATGTGTGATGTTCCCATCGACATGTCCAGTATGGTGATCGTGGGTAATGGTGATACCTATGTGAAGAACGGTAAAATGATTACGCCAAGAGGTTACAGAAGGTAA
- the cobK gene encoding precorrin-6A reductase, with product MQILIFAGTRNGRELAVELADKGHGVTVSSMSAHGNGLVPEHGHIKGIYGKMIQEDIEQYMREQHIDVVIDATHPYAVAISRNIIGSTHALGTPMIRYERKSSICKDMGKHVDTYAEACQYLNNHQGQILFSTGVNHIDELVRLLDKKRMVVRILPVETSIQKAYDCGLQDNQIIALNPPYTLEDNLKHIKTYHIQYLVTKDSGHEGGTCMKIEAAKQAGIELIVIDRPKIQYPVCYDEKEKVLAHVYGLNK from the coding sequence ATGCAAATACTTATTTTTGCAGGGACGCGTAATGGAAGAGAATTAGCTGTGGAATTAGCGGATAAGGGTCATGGTGTTACGGTTTCTTCCATGAGTGCACATGGTAATGGTCTTGTTCCAGAACATGGACATATTAAGGGTATATATGGTAAGATGATTCAAGAAGATATTGAGCAGTATATGAGGGAACAGCATATAGATGTGGTGATTGATGCAACACATCCATATGCTGTGGCTATATCACGTAACATTATAGGAAGCACCCATGCCCTAGGTACACCCATGATCAGGTACGAGAGAAAGTCAAGTATTTGTAAAGATATGGGAAAGCATGTGGACACTTACGCAGAAGCCTGTCAGTATTTGAATAACCATCAAGGTCAAATATTGTTCTCAACAGGTGTTAACCATATTGATGAACTGGTAAGGCTATTGGATAAAAAACGTATGGTTGTGCGTATATTGCCTGTAGAAACATCCATACAAAAAGCATATGATTGCGGTTTACAAGACAATCAGATTATCGCTCTTAATCCACCCTATACACTGGAAGATAATTTAAAGCACATTAAAACGTATCATATTCAATATCTTGTTACCAAAGATAGTGGACATGAAGGTGGTACATGTATGAAAATAGAAGCTGCCAAACAAGCAGGTATCGAATTAATTGTTATCGATCGACCAAAGATACAGTATCCTGTTTGTTACGATGAGAAAGAAAAGGTCTTGGCACATGTTTATGGATTGAACAAGTAA
- a CDS encoding helix-turn-helix transcriptional regulator, whose amino-acid sequence MTNQEQVDAVSRMQNYIHEHMHEPITLYDLSQVAGYSPWHSAKIFKQLTNKTAFEYIRDLRLSRAALVLRDQKTKVLDVALDYVFQSHEGFTRAFSKAFGVSPKRYADNPTPIKLFIDYPVRDYYHYKKGDRNMKEKKETHTVFVQVIDREARKLILKRGVKATHYFEYCEEVGCDIWGILTSVKDALYEPIGVWLPPKMVPAGTSIYAQGVEVSKDYSGKIPEGFDIIDLPPCKMMVFQGQPYEDEQFGEAIDDVEKAIQGYDPTVYGFAWAEDDGPRFQLEPRGYRGYIEAKPVREIK is encoded by the coding sequence GTGACGAACCAAGAACAGGTAGATGCAGTAAGCAGAATGCAAAACTATATTCATGAACATATGCATGAGCCCATCACATTATATGATTTATCCCAGGTTGCTGGGTATTCGCCATGGCATAGCGCTAAGATATTCAAGCAACTAACGAACAAGACAGCTTTTGAGTATATACGAGATTTACGGTTATCACGTGCTGCTCTTGTCCTAAGGGATCAGAAGACAAAAGTACTTGATGTGGCCCTTGATTATGTGTTTCAATCTCATGAAGGTTTTACAAGAGCATTCTCCAAAGCATTTGGTGTATCGCCTAAGCGGTATGCCGATAATCCAACTCCCATTAAACTCTTCATTGATTATCCTGTTCGTGATTATTATCACTATAAGAAGGGAGACCGCAATATGAAGGAAAAGAAAGAGACACATACTGTTTTTGTCCAAGTGATTGACCGTGAGGCAAGGAAACTTATACTAAAGAGGGGTGTGAAAGCAACCCATTATTTTGAATACTGTGAAGAGGTTGGTTGTGATATTTGGGGGATATTAACCAGTGTGAAAGATGCCCTTTACGAGCCCATAGGGGTATGGTTACCTCCTAAGATGGTACCAGCAGGCACATCCATATATGCACAAGGGGTAGAAGTTTCTAAGGACTATTCAGGTAAAATACCGGAAGGGTTTGATATCATTGACTTACCCCCTTGTAAGATGATGGTATTTCAAGGCCAGCCTTATGAAGATGAACAATTTGGTGAGGCAATAGATGATGTAGAGAAAGCAATCCAAGGTTACGATCCAACCGTTTATGGATTTGCATGGGCTGAAGACGATGGACCAAGATTTCAGTTGGAACCAAGGGGTTATCGAGGTTATATTGAAGCTAAGCCCGTCAGGGAAATAAAATAA
- a CDS encoding permease: MNLSLYGIAIICLVFSYYKNKQKTMKALKKAWKAFENLLPQLLGVIVLVGIMLAIFHTEMISKVIGAESGWYGTLIAGIIGSVTLIPGFVAFPTAALLLKNGAGYVQIGAFVSTLMMVGLMTLPVEIKYFGKKLSIIRNMIAFIFSFVVALIIGKVVTGTWL; this comes from the coding sequence ATGAATCTAAGTTTATATGGCATCGCCATAATATGCCTCGTATTTTCTTATTATAAAAACAAACAGAAGACCATGAAAGCCTTAAAGAAAGCTTGGAAAGCCTTTGAGAATTTATTGCCACAATTATTAGGCGTAATTGTCCTTGTGGGCATCATGCTTGCCATATTTCATACAGAAATGATCTCAAAAGTGATTGGAGCAGAATCCGGTTGGTACGGTACACTGATAGCTGGCATCATCGGTTCTGTCACGCTTATACCTGGATTTGTTGCATTTCCAACAGCAGCGCTTTTACTAAAGAATGGCGCAGGGTATGTCCAGATTGGAGCGTTTGTCTCAACGTTAATGATGGTAGGTCTTATGACCTTACCTGTTGAAATAAAGTATTTTGGTAAGAAATTAAGTATTATACGAAATATGATTGCATTTATCTTTTCATTTGTTGTAGCACTAATTATTGGAAAGGTGGTAACAGGCACATGGCTATAG
- a CDS encoding permease, giving the protein MAIVKRYRFFIVTLVMLGVLFLVNKEYGLQAVHVTGYSLKEMALIIPPIFIFLGLLDVWVPRETMVRFMGEGSGLKGIVLAFILGSAAAGPLYGAFPIAAVFMKKGVKFTNILIFIGAWSTTKIPMFLFELSSLGTKFAITRLLIDIPGIIIIAYFLARIMPKEEIKRIYERAESL; this is encoded by the coding sequence ATGGCTATAGTTAAACGGTATCGTTTTTTCATTGTAACACTCGTGATGTTAGGTGTGTTATTTCTTGTTAATAAAGAATATGGTCTGCAAGCGGTTCATGTAACGGGCTATTCCTTAAAAGAAATGGCACTTATTATTCCTCCCATATTTATTTTCTTAGGTTTATTGGATGTCTGGGTACCTAGAGAAACCATGGTGCGTTTTATGGGCGAAGGCTCTGGGCTAAAAGGTATTGTTCTAGCCTTTATCTTAGGATCTGCCGCAGCAGGACCGCTATATGGTGCTTTTCCTATAGCAGCCGTATTTATGAAAAAAGGTGTTAAGTTTACCAATATCCTTATTTTTATTGGTGCATGGTCCACCACCAAAATCCCCATGTTTCTATTTGAATTATCATCCCTTGGAACAAAGTTTGCAATCACTCGGTTATTGATTGATATTCCAGGTATCATCATTATTGCTTATTTTCTTGCAAGGATTATGCCCAAGGAAGAGATTAAGAGGATCTATGAGAGGGCTGAGTCTTTATAG